In Balaenoptera acutorostrata chromosome 19, mBalAcu1.1, whole genome shotgun sequence, the following proteins share a genomic window:
- the LOC103015555 gene encoding zinc finger protein 548-like isoform X2, whose translation MQFWQDHVVFEDVAVYFSQEEWGLLDEAQRHLYHAVMTENFALVTSLGCQHGAQDEEAPSEQDVSVGVSPVRTPKPDPSSRKAQPCEIYGPLLKDFLQLLEHDGMFSDPGLYFGGANLFQQQKEQIRDNLSRRGEGQPSFLTNSSVHMAERTLTCNRDRKDFPGSTGLLQQPAPHSVGKPHRDTECREACGSGQSDYRCTQCGKAFSREKMLVEHQKIHTGVRLYECSKCGEFFKYNANFIKHQRIHSGESPYECRECGKFFRYNYRLVRHERIHTGERPYECSECGKSFMYSSTFIRHQRGHIVGRPYKCSECGKFFQYNSTLIKHQRVHTGERPYKCSECGKFFRYNSAFIKHQRVHSGERPYGCSECGKFFRYTSTLTRHQRIHTVERPYECSECGEFFKYKSKLIKHWQNHTGERSYECSECGKGFRYHCRLIRHKRVHSGERPYECSECGKAFSHKNVLLQHQKTHTGERPYECRKCQKAFIRKSYLIHHQKIHSENDMSALNVANSLDTTPTSLSRDFTVVKTL comes from the exons ATGCAG TTTTGGCAGGACCATGTGGTCTTTGAGGACGTGGCTGTGTATTTCTCCCAGGAGGAGTGGGGCCTCCTTGATGAAGCTCAGAGACACTTGTACCATGCTGTGATGACGGAGAACTTTGCACTTGTGACCTCCCTAG GTTGTCAGCACGGAGCCCAGGATGAGGAGGCACCTTCTGAGCAAGATGTTTCTGTAGGAGTGTCACCGGTCAGGACTCCAAAGCCAGATCCATCCTCCAGGAAGGCCCAGCCCTGTGAGATATATGGCCCACTCTTGAAAGACTTTTTGCAGCTGCTTGAGCATGACGGAATGTTCTCTGATCCAGGACTATACTTTGGTGGGGCAAACCTTTTCCAGCAGCAGAAGGAGCAGATTAGAGACAACCTTTCCAGAAGGGGTGAGGGGCAGCCTTCATTTCTGACCAACAGCAGCGTTCACATGGCAGAGAGGACCTTGACATgcaacagagacagaaaggacttCCCAGGCAGCACAGGCCTTCTGCAGCAGCCGGCCCCTCACAGTGTGGGGAAGCCACACAGGGACACTGAGTGCAGGGAAGCCTGTGGTAGTGGACAGAGTGATTACAGGTGCACtcagtgtgggaaagcctttagccGAGAAAAGATGCTTGTTGAGCACCAGAAAATCCACACTGGAGTAAGGCTTTATGAGTGCAGCAAATGCGGGGAATTCTTCAAGTACAACGCTAACTTCATaaaacatcagagaattcacagtGGAGAAAGCCCTTATGAGTGCAGAGAATGTGGAAAATTCTTTAGATACAACTACAGACTGGTAAGACATGAGAGAATTCACAccggagaaaggccttatgagtgcagtgaatgtgggaaatctttcATGTACAGCTCCACATTCATTAGACATCAGAGAGGTCACATTGTAGGAAGGCCTTataagtgcagtgaatgtgggaaattctTTCAGTATAACTCCACACTCATTAAACATCagagagttcacactggagaaaggccttataagtgcagtgaatgtggaaaaTTCTTTAGGTACAACTCTGCATTCATTAAACATCAGAGAGTTCACagtggagaaaggccttatgggtgcagtgaatgtgggaaattctTTAGGTACACCTCCACACTCACTAGACATCAAAGAATTCATACTgtagaaaggccttatgagtgcagtgaatgtggggaATTCTTTAAGTACAAGTCCAAGCTTATTAAACATTGGCAAAATCACACTGGAGAAAGGTCTTacgagtgcagtgaatgtggaaaaGGCTTCAGGTACCACTGCAGACTCATTAGACATAAGAGAGTTCACAGTGGAGagaggccttatgagtgcagtgaatgtgggaaagcctttagccATAAGAATGTACTTCTTCAGCATCAGAAAACCCatactggagaaaggccttatgagtgcagaAAATGTCAGAAGGCCTTCATTAGGAAGTCCTACCTCATACATCACCAGAAAATCCACAGTGAAAACGATATGAGTGCCCTTAATGTGGCGAACTCTTTAGATACAACTCCAACCTCACTGAGCAGAGACTTCACAGTGGTAAAAACATTATGA
- the LOC103015555 gene encoding zinc finger protein 548-like isoform X1, whose product MEVIERKSRRRGSGMSPAQDPMAVVEMVMDPVQFWQDHVVFEDVAVYFSQEEWGLLDEAQRHLYHAVMTENFALVTSLGCQHGAQDEEAPSEQDVSVGVSPVRTPKPDPSSRKAQPCEIYGPLLKDFLQLLEHDGMFSDPGLYFGGANLFQQQKEQIRDNLSRRGEGQPSFLTNSSVHMAERTLTCNRDRKDFPGSTGLLQQPAPHSVGKPHRDTECREACGSGQSDYRCTQCGKAFSREKMLVEHQKIHTGVRLYECSKCGEFFKYNANFIKHQRIHSGESPYECRECGKFFRYNYRLVRHERIHTGERPYECSECGKSFMYSSTFIRHQRGHIVGRPYKCSECGKFFQYNSTLIKHQRVHTGERPYKCSECGKFFRYNSAFIKHQRVHSGERPYGCSECGKFFRYTSTLTRHQRIHTVERPYECSECGEFFKYKSKLIKHWQNHTGERSYECSECGKGFRYHCRLIRHKRVHSGERPYECSECGKAFSHKNVLLQHQKTHTGERPYECRKCQKAFIRKSYLIHHQKIHSENDMSALNVANSLDTTPTSLSRDFTVVKTL is encoded by the exons ATGGAGGTGATCGAGCGAAAAAGCAGGCGGAGAGGCTCAGGGATGAGCCCGGCTCAG GATCCCATGGCAGTGGTAGAAATGGTTATGGACCCTGTACAG TTTTGGCAGGACCATGTGGTCTTTGAGGACGTGGCTGTGTATTTCTCCCAGGAGGAGTGGGGCCTCCTTGATGAAGCTCAGAGACACTTGTACCATGCTGTGATGACGGAGAACTTTGCACTTGTGACCTCCCTAG GTTGTCAGCACGGAGCCCAGGATGAGGAGGCACCTTCTGAGCAAGATGTTTCTGTAGGAGTGTCACCGGTCAGGACTCCAAAGCCAGATCCATCCTCCAGGAAGGCCCAGCCCTGTGAGATATATGGCCCACTCTTGAAAGACTTTTTGCAGCTGCTTGAGCATGACGGAATGTTCTCTGATCCAGGACTATACTTTGGTGGGGCAAACCTTTTCCAGCAGCAGAAGGAGCAGATTAGAGACAACCTTTCCAGAAGGGGTGAGGGGCAGCCTTCATTTCTGACCAACAGCAGCGTTCACATGGCAGAGAGGACCTTGACATgcaacagagacagaaaggacttCCCAGGCAGCACAGGCCTTCTGCAGCAGCCGGCCCCTCACAGTGTGGGGAAGCCACACAGGGACACTGAGTGCAGGGAAGCCTGTGGTAGTGGACAGAGTGATTACAGGTGCACtcagtgtgggaaagcctttagccGAGAAAAGATGCTTGTTGAGCACCAGAAAATCCACACTGGAGTAAGGCTTTATGAGTGCAGCAAATGCGGGGAATTCTTCAAGTACAACGCTAACTTCATaaaacatcagagaattcacagtGGAGAAAGCCCTTATGAGTGCAGAGAATGTGGAAAATTCTTTAGATACAACTACAGACTGGTAAGACATGAGAGAATTCACAccggagaaaggccttatgagtgcagtgaatgtgggaaatctttcATGTACAGCTCCACATTCATTAGACATCAGAGAGGTCACATTGTAGGAAGGCCTTataagtgcagtgaatgtgggaaattctTTCAGTATAACTCCACACTCATTAAACATCagagagttcacactggagaaaggccttataagtgcagtgaatgtggaaaaTTCTTTAGGTACAACTCTGCATTCATTAAACATCAGAGAGTTCACagtggagaaaggccttatgggtgcagtgaatgtgggaaattctTTAGGTACACCTCCACACTCACTAGACATCAAAGAATTCATACTgtagaaaggccttatgagtgcagtgaatgtggggaATTCTTTAAGTACAAGTCCAAGCTTATTAAACATTGGCAAAATCACACTGGAGAAAGGTCTTacgagtgcagtgaatgtggaaaaGGCTTCAGGTACCACTGCAGACTCATTAGACATAAGAGAGTTCACAGTGGAGagaggccttatgagtgcagtgaatgtgggaaagcctttagccATAAGAATGTACTTCTTCAGCATCAGAAAACCCatactggagaaaggccttatgagtgcagaAAATGTCAGAAGGCCTTCATTAGGAAGTCCTACCTCATACATCACCAGAAAATCCACAGTGAAAACGATATGAGTGCCCTTAATGTGGCGAACTCTTTAGATACAACTCCAACCTCACTGAGCAGAGACTTCACAGTGGTAAAAACATTATGA